The sequence below is a genomic window from Tachysurus vachellii isolate PV-2020 chromosome 2, HZAU_Pvac_v1, whole genome shotgun sequence.
tattattttaaataatttatctcTTCACATAGAAAATAATTCATGCAAATATGATGAAACATTGTATTGTAAATTTCACCTGAAAAATCTAACTGAATTAAGATTTTTAATTTTAGTAATTTGTGaaatattatgtaaaatattatatttatatttcaacatCAATCATTGGAAACAGTGATTCCTAGTTTGTACTATGTACAATTTTTGATTAGCTGTTATTACTGTAAAAATTCTAATTATATTTGTAAAACTAAGCCTTTCTTCATTTGATTTCTGTGAAGTAgtttctaataaaatacattttctgataTTCTGCTTGTTTTATgcctttttttatatacatagctgcactataaataaaaaaacaagtattAACTGTATAGTACTGTAATACATTAATATAACACATAACCCATTATAGGTATATTAGTATTTGGCTGATGCTTTGGCTATTAGTATTTGGTTGAGGTCACAACCAGAGCAGCTTAGGGTTGCCAGAATGTGACCACACGATCCTCTTCTCTGTAGGTCAAAgccttttctttaaaaaaaatatctcacATACAATCATTAAACCACTCACTAAAAAGttgtgtattaaaaaatgaCTATGTAAGAACTTATTTtacaaaagactaaaaaaatgACAGTTTGTTGTCATACAGTTGCCAGTAAATTACTGCAAATTACAGCCCGTCATTCTTTTTACAGTGTGGGCTAAAACATAATGCAGACAAGATAACTGCAACCCCTTAATAGGCAGTTGAAGGTTAAGCCATACaacctacagtatattagtTTTTTAGATTTAGACTTAACTTTGTTCAAGGTAACTGTCACATCTTCCTGATGAACATCACAGACCAGACATAATTGCAGGACATTTTTTTCCATACTTTTtattcacatacacataaaaaaattaaaccataaTTGTTACATAACATAATCTGAGACAaataacacacagaaacaaagcaTGACATGTAACAATGATGAACAAAGACTAATACAACAGGGCAGGTATAAACAGGGATAACAAATCACAGGTGGGAAAACACATGACCTGAGCGAAAATACACCCAGTCTATAATATACTATTTTGGAAATAGTCCCAAAAGTTCCTAAcagtaaaaaagctttttagaGCATTTACTTGTGTGGTAGCTTATatacttgtgtctgtgtgtgtgattgagccCAGTTAGCATGTAACTGTATAATGTGGGTGTGGGTTGCAATCTGTTGTCTGTGGTTACCAGTTCCGGTGCTGACATGACAATAGGCTGatgcaaacaaatttaaattctCTCTTTTATACACAGTTCATTACTGTCAACATTGTATACAGTGTAGAATTACAGAACATGCAAGTCTTTGCCAAGACTATGTGACAAAGAAACAAGGAAGCTGGAAACAATTAAAAAGTCAGTACAAATGTGTCAGCATGTGTGAGTAACGTGCATAACAGATTAATCAATATTTTTTCTGTAGTGATGACAAGAAACATTTTCACTTTACACTTATAAACTTTCTGGAACTAATTTGATAGTGTAATGAAATTAATATCAGTGTCCATTTTGATCAGCAATGTGTCTGATTCCAAGCAGGGACCTGTCATTCAATTAACTGTTCTGTTTGTTGCCAACTAATTGCCACAGTTGAGCCCATAGGATCCTACGTCAATAGCAAAGTCCACAGAAGTATTTGATAGCTTTAGACATATCAGTTGCATGATAGGTCTCAAAATCAAAATCattttgattaatatttttaagctaTACTTGGTGGtttgaattattattagcatAAGCCCTGGAAGACACTGAAGACCTGTCCATACTTATTTTTCAGGTCAACTTCCAGGTAATTCACAGTGTACATCTGCACATTGCCATTGTTATCAGGGCCCATGTAGCCTGCTGAGGTTGTTGCACCATTAAAATCAAAGCAGCAGTAAGCATTCCAGTAATACTTAGCCACTCTTACATTTTTCCCAATGGCTTGATTCCCAGGAATTACCCCTGTGACAATGTAAGCCTTTTTGCAGTTCTTCATTAATATTGTGGCCAGGTCATTCTCATGTTTTTTCCACTGACCACGGTTGAAGCTAGGACCTTGTGGAGCTGCGTTTGTCAACGTGGAAGTGGCCAGCATGGTctcttcattgtgtgtgtggtaaactGGGAATAGGTGGCCCTTGTCATAGCCTGAGCCTTCGTAATCACTGTTAAGAGCTTGTCGCCGCCCCTGATTGAGTGAAGGGATGTTGCTCTGAGTTGCCATACAGATAATGTTTCCTGCATCAAgcttcaaaaataaacagaaatagtaGCGTAGATTTCTAAGTTATAGTAggtaaaaacagtaataattgCACCACCCAGGACTTTTGGAGAAGATAAAATCAAAGTTCTTACCTGTGGCTCCACATACCAGCGATCTATTCTGTTAACAGTTGCATGGTTGAATTCATAGGCAGAATAAACTGGAATTTTGTTTTTCGTGTCATAAAGAGTAGCGTAGAAATATTTTGGTCCGTTTTGATCCAGAAGACACTGACATATTTGTTCGTAACGATACTTGTCAGACGGGTCATGCAATATTGTGGGAATACTCTGAATTCCTCGAACAAAGAACTGGGGACAACGTGAAAAAGTGGTCACTTCAGACAGAGATAAAGCaggcaggaggaagaggagataaAATGTGCTGGAAgtcattgtttttataaatgtgacagagagacaggagaaatGAACAGCACAAAGAACACagctttttaaatacacacaggtacatacacacacacacacacacacacacacacacaccaatctacGCACTGCCATGTGTTACTTATTGACCAGTCTGGCAACGTGGCTGTGGGTTTGTATGGGAAAAACACAGCttgtaaataaagatatttttcaAGTTCATGGAATGAAATCTGATTTTCTGATACTCTTTGGAAAATGTTTATGAACTCGAGAAAGAGGTCTCGACTAAACAAATTGGTGTCTGAAGCATTTCTGTTGAAATACATAGaaaaataattctgtaaaaTGGTTTATACAGCCAGGTTtgtgccttaaaaaaaaatctaaatgtttataaagaCTACAGGCAGTGAGTCACTTATGCACATGTTTCAATGCACTTACTGTAATTGAATTGCTTGCAGTCTTTATGATAATAGAGGAAAAATGTATGCATAAtttaaagacataaaaaagaaaCTTGTGAGCCATCTGTGGAGGGAGGACAGCTGTGTGATTGTGATGTGCCCACACATTGGCATTGAAGGTATCAGCATTAAAAcaggtgttattttttttttttttgcttaaaaagGTTAGAAGGTTCTGATTAGAAACCTCACCTTGCCAAGGAAAAACAGCATATGCTGACTTATTTATAGACATGAATAATCTGGCAAATATTTTAGGCTAAATTCCACTTTCATCACTTATCTTAATTATCAATGATTATTCAAATAATCCAGGTCACCTCTTCTATATGTACttacagaaacagacaaacaaaatgcTTTTACAGTCTAACCTTGCACTTGTAGCTAGCattattttctaaatataaCTTTACATTACCAGTTAATGATCtctaaaaacaatataaagtagGAACACCCATACACACCTTTGTCTAGCAGACACAGCTGGGAAAAATCAGCTGTAATAATGTGCTAACTAAGAAAGAGAAACTGCAGCATATACATTTAGGGTAAATGAAAACTtagacacttttgtttttgttgttgttcagttGCGGCACAGAGCAGAAGTCACGTGAGGTTATAGGAGGGTGTGAGCAGCATCTCCTGTCAGACGCAATGACTGACAGGATGATGGCAGATGAGAACTTTTGTTTGTCATTCTTCATGAATGCCACTGTATATGTATTGAACTGACAACATATAAATCCGAATGCACTGCTCTTATGAAatctaaaaatgtcatttctctcaTTAGAAAGCAGCCTAAATGTTTGCCAATTATTGAGATGGCTGTTGTAGTTTAAATAATCAtactaaaattatttatttagacttaaaataccataaaacaatgttatttttcatattgtgaactttttatgtgtatttaaattCTAGATGAGTGTTGGAAAATGGCTCTTTGATTTACCCATTTGAATGTAGGAAATAAGCTTACTTGGGTGTCTTATGATGCAAAATACAACATATGGGCtcatttattgttgttgtgtcaTCACTACATCTATCCGGCCTCTCATTTGCGATGCTTTTCATGAACTGGCCCCCATGAATCTATTTGAATAACCtgcactatatggtcaaaaagatGTGGATAGACACCCCCTGATAACAACTATTGGAACGTCCCAGCCATCACATACAGCCAGAATAACTCAAGAAGGCCTTGTAGCTTCCAACTTGTGTGATAGGTGTTAGGCCTCCACAAGCCACCAGAACATCTTGATAACAACATTCTTCCAAAAGATATTCCTCATTTAGTGTTTTGGTGGTACTGCTGTGATGAACAGTGCTGTCACCACAAAATCTCGCATAGGTGATGGAGTGAATGTTATTAGTAattgtatagcattttttacACTTATGAACCCATTCAGTGAGACCAGGGGACAGACATCATCCTGGAACAGACCACCAGACTTAACCAGAGAAAGAGGTTTTTATCATAAGTTCATTTTAACTTTGCCCTGATTTGCAGTGACAGTTTCCTCTGAGAGTAAAAGTGGAGCCTTTTATGCATGgcaacaaaaataacattacaAAGCCATAAAATTGCCCCTATATTACTATCGATTaggcacttttttattttgatgaatCTCAGGAACCTTCTATGGTCTTTTAATGTACATGAACCATATTATAGTTTCCCACATTGCACaaaaacactataaaacacaATGGGGAATTTCAAATATCTTATAGGTGCTTTTTTGAAGACCTGATTCCAAGCACATCTGCTAAAGGTGTGGTGCCATGTTTGATCCAGTAAATCATACAGAAAGGTGATTCATATTAGCTTTGACATGATTACCGCAAGCCTTACCAAAAGTTTTATAGTTAGTAGTAACGCCTTTTACTGgcacttttttaatttgtagGTTGGGTTGCATAATTAGGCGAGTCTTCTGTGGGCAGGGCAAATGGAATAATGTTTTCCATGTGGAAATAGAGTTTTACATGTGGTTGAGATACATACAAAAAggaaaactatttatttttacatttaacgtTCAGAactctatatactatatactacacCCTCCACTATTGTATGAGAAATGGCACACCATGAAGAAAACACTGTGCCATTTCTtcacatttacagtaaatcAAAATccttatttattgaattaaaataattaaattcaatgcaattcaatttatatgTATAGCATAAGATTGTAATTCTtattgtctcaaagctgctttacataagtatagaaacagaacagacaagtttaaaataaagtctatttatatttatataagtcTATATAGATGATaggaggaaaaaaccttgaggggaaccagggtcagaagggaacccatcctcatttgggtgataaaTAATGCTTAGAGGAACTAACACGTCAGCGCAATTTCCGAGATCACCACAGACCCAGTACTAATGctttcctgccgaagtctttaaatgattgctgatgaagACTCGGCCACAAAGCTACCAAAGCAACTGTTGTCTCCAGACGGCCCCGTGAAACAGCAATCCCTTGAGTCACAGGCTGTCAATTATTCATGTGCAATCTGACACATCTTTAACATTGCCCATTAAGCGACAGTCACAATGGATTTTCAggagtggaaaaaaaagtaagtgAATATGGTAGATTCATGTGGTTTCTTAAGTGAAGGttcatttaattcagttcaattcagttttatttgtattgtgcttttaacaatgtacattgtcacaaagcagctttacagaaatatatactataaattcaggaaaaaaattataaatacataTCGAATGAGCAAACCAGAGTTTACACTGATAGGGAAAAACTCCCAAAATTTATATGAAGATGAAACCTTGGGAGAAAAGAGACTCAAATGGTGCTAgattgtgtgattataaatcatttcccttctatttGTGTTAGAATTTGAATTAGTAAcaaatttgttttgttaaactctacatggtaaaaaaaaagtacaatcaCATAACtaggaaattcattctagatTTACCATGAAATCTATTTCTTTACATAaggaaattaaaattaaacataaaatatacaggaaaataaatgtttatttttaaaacataaaacaaatgttAGATTTATGTCACCTCATTTatcattttagtgtttttaagcAATTTATGTTTTAGCTGTGATTTTGTATATTCACTGTTTACATCTTACTAAACCTTTCTATCTTTGTTAATACAAGCCTAATAATGGCCAGAGATTCAGCTGCAAAAGCTTGTCAGATATCAAGCagtgtatatttacattaaccAATAAGTGTATCAGCAGTAGATTTGGGTCTGAATAATATTCCTACCAATACCATGGAAATACTGAGTTGTGCATACTTATATATTACTGACACAAACTGTAACTTTAATCAACTCCACAAACGTTCTATTAATGCAGTTTACTCAGTTCCTTTGGATCATCATAAACTCAAGCTATCCCTCTCCCACTTACTAAAGAAATATGTTAGAAGATATAGTATGTGCTAACTGAATATGACAATGAGTCATTTACAAATATTCCTTCAATAAAGGATGTTGTCAGCACTAACAGCTTTTCCCACCTGTTCTATATTCTAGGATGATTATGTAAGGCTTTTTGGAGCATGATTCATGAAGCAGTTTTAACACATTGTTCCTTGTGTCTCTGATAAATTCCTTTGGTAAACTTAATTGTAAGGATAAAGTGAACTTCCGCAACCACAGAGGTCAGTACTTCGGTAAGAACATCATCAcaagacattatttacagtagcAATCAATATTTAGAAAactctacataaaaaaaaatatattattattattattattattattattccttgtGCATGTATGCAAATCAGGTGTTGGCCTGCTTAGCCAATAATGTGAATTGTATTTgcccaccccaaaaaaaaaattacttcaaTGTGTTCCAAAGAGCAACTAACTTTTGCTACCTAAAAATTAAAGGATGGTTCTGTTATATCATGTGTGGCATATTGTTGTTATGTATTGCGTTTGCTTAGAAGGAAACATTATTCTACCAAAACAACTGCTCTATCCACAGGATATGCATGAGAACGACACAGCTTATTGTCAGACACAAACGAGCTGCCTTGATTGTAGAACAGTTGCTCTCAGTATGGCTAAAGATAAGCCATGTAACATGTTTGTTGTGATCAAGAAAATTTGTATTTCTGGCTTTGGATTTTGTGGCTAAGGATCTTACGCTTTCACcccaaataaaaaagacatgcagATCGAATGGTCCACTGTGGTGACCCAGAACAGAGACAAATTTGAATTCATGATTCATGTCTGTGATAACTCAAATCCACCTTAACAGATTCATtatgaatgaattcagaagaCACTTAATACAGAAGACAGAAGACACACTTGACCGtgataagttttttttaagacaaTTTGTTATACAGGGATATTTTGCGGTCATGAAACTATCATGGCGATGAGGTCATTCTGAAGTtcaggagaaaaataaacaaaacaagatagATACCAAGAAGGCCTTGTTTTTGGCTCATTCATGAAGAATCAGCTGTAGCTCAAAcgttaaagggggaaaaaaacagtgaaataacTTACAAGTCCGTTATATAGCTAGAGTGCCCTCTAGTGGTATTAATTAAAAATCCATTCAATAAACAACGCTTAGATGTTttagtttctatttttttcatcTACATACTGGATTCATTTTGGTTTCCtaaattacccacaatgcaattTGTCccaatttctttttattcacaGACAGTTGTAAAAAGCTTTTTGTAATGCATGTAgttctgtgtatgattgtgtacgttacaaataaaataagaatctgAAATTAAAATTTGGTTGTATGCTGCAAAATATTAAGCGGTTATCAGAAAGCCGAaagtgtgtttgaatgttttgGTAAGAAAAACAgcctatttgtttgtttaaccttATTACATCCTGACCACACTGTTCAAATAGAAAAGGTTTCAAATCTGTAGCTTTCATGCTAATTGTCTGTCTAATACATCATTAACTCTTTGAGGCTTTGTACATCTACACTACAATTATAATGTACACTGCAGTATGTTGGATGCCTCATTAACATGAACCTGAATATCACTCTAAATTATTGAGCGAGAAAATAATCTCATGCTGTTTTGTTACTAACGAAAGCCAACCACAAGCCAATCACCATCCAGGGATGAACACAGATTGAATGCATCATAGACGGCCTTGATCAGTCAATATCAACATTCCATTAACAGAGTGACAAAAAATGAagcctaaataaaaaatatttaatatagaaCAAATATTTccaagaaaaaaacattctgtttaGTAGCAACTTGCACTCTTTTggatttatacaaataaatgtgctttaaattttaattatttaatatttaaaattttttttttttacaattgcttaacaaaacagcaaacattcGGGATCCACTGCTACATATTTgcaaatttacaataaaaaataaggaaaaggtcaaaaaatctaaaatcttaGAACTCCAGATGGATTGCATTTAAGTTTAAATAATGGCAG
It includes:
- the wu:fd46g04 gene encoding endonuclease domain-containing 1 protein isoform X2; this encodes MTSSTFYLLFLLPALSLSEVTTFSRCPQFFVRGIQSIPTILHDPSDKYRYEQICQCLLDQNGPKYFYATLYDTKNKIPVYSAYEFNHATVNRIDRWYVEPQGRRQALNSDYEGSGYDKGHLFPVYHTHNEETMLATSTLTNAAPQGPSFNRGQWKKHENDLATILMKNCKKAYIVTGVIPGNQAIGKNVRVAKYYWNAYCCFDFNGATTSAGYMGPDNNGNVQMYTVNYLEVDLKNKYGQVFSVFQGLC
- the wu:fd46g04 gene encoding endonuclease domain-containing 1 protein isoform X1, producing MTSSTFYLLFLLPALSLSEVTTFSRCPQFFVRGIQSIPTILHDPSDKYRYEQICQCLLDQNGPKYFYATLYDTKNKIPVYSAYEFNHATVNRIDRWYVEPQLDAGNIICMATQSNIPSLNQGRRQALNSDYEGSGYDKGHLFPVYHTHNEETMLATSTLTNAAPQGPSFNRGQWKKHENDLATILMKNCKKAYIVTGVIPGNQAIGKNVRVAKYYWNAYCCFDFNGATTSAGYMGPDNNGNVQMYTVNYLEVDLKNKYGQVFSVFQGLC